One genomic window of Geodermatophilus sp. DSM 44513 includes the following:
- the thiS gene encoding sulfur carrier protein ThiS, with the protein MEVTVNGARTELAAGATVADLVAARSGGHDRVAVALNGDVVPRSSWPATQLSPGDTLEVLAPTAGG; encoded by the coding sequence GTGGAAGTGACCGTCAACGGCGCGCGCACCGAGCTGGCCGCCGGCGCCACCGTCGCCGACCTGGTCGCCGCCCGCAGCGGTGGGCACGACCGGGTCGCCGTCGCGCTCAACGGGGACGTCGTCCCGCGCAGCAGCTGGCCGGCGACGCAGCTGTCCCCCGGCGACACCCTCGAGGTGCTCGCCCCCACCGCAGGAGGCTGA
- a CDS encoding flagellar brake protein, giving the protein MHAVGAQRPEANADAEVILLGGRASVSTRVERVETDTLVVRPSSGDFDDDPVVRVGDAVQVFWRDAVSGWSMPARVATVERGTHPRWHLDVVGAAEHSQRREAVRVRLTLPVVVRVGGTDLEGETLDVSEGGVRAVVDAYGHPPEPGTVVPLTVRLEDVAVAAPAEVVRHQARGAKWGLSLRFVDLPEKLQDRMRRRVFQAMREERARGAD; this is encoded by the coding sequence ATGCACGCCGTCGGCGCTCAGCGCCCCGAGGCCAACGCCGACGCCGAGGTGATCCTCCTCGGCGGCCGCGCCTCGGTGAGCACCCGGGTCGAGCGGGTCGAGACCGACACCCTCGTCGTCCGGCCCTCCTCCGGGGACTTCGACGACGACCCCGTCGTGCGGGTCGGGGACGCGGTGCAGGTCTTCTGGCGGGACGCCGTCAGCGGGTGGTCGATGCCCGCCCGGGTGGCCACCGTCGAGCGAGGGACCCACCCCCGCTGGCACCTCGACGTCGTCGGCGCGGCCGAGCACTCCCAGCGGCGCGAGGCGGTGCGGGTGCGGCTCACCCTCCCCGTCGTCGTCCGGGTCGGCGGCACCGACCTGGAGGGCGAGACGCTCGACGTCAGCGAGGGCGGGGTCCGCGCCGTCGTGGACGCCTACGGCCACCCCCCCGAGCCGGGCACGGTCGTCCCGCTCACCGTGCGGCTGGAGGACGTCGCCGTCGCCGCCCCGGCCGAGGTCGTCCGGCACCAGGCCCGCGGCGCCAAGTGGGGCCTGTCGCTGCGCTTCGTCGACCTGCCCGAGAAGCTGCAGGACCGGATGCGCCGCCGGGTCTTCCAGGCGATGCGCGAGGAGCGCGCCCGCGGCGCGGACTAG
- the thiO gene encoding glycine oxidase ThiO, which translates to MTDVAVAGGGLIGLATAWRAARRGLSVTVVDDSPGTGASAAAAGMLAPVTEAGYREEALLRLGLASVERWPAFAAELREATGADVGLRTAGTLVVGFDSDDVQELAALHAYQCELGLAAERLTPREARRREPALTQRVRGGLLVAGDHSVDGRALHAALLRAAEDAGVRLVRERVTALRVDGGRAAGLETADGGTVLAGAVVLALGAHSGGLPGVPPLPVRPVKGQVLRLAGAADLLEGTVRALVRGRHVYLVPYAGDRLVVGATVEDRGFDPTVTAGGVHDLLHDAIDVVPGIGECELVETLARWRPGTPDNAPLLGPGPLPGLVLATGHHRNGVLLTPVTAEVTAELLATGTLPELAAPFTADRFERQSSWK; encoded by the coding sequence ATGACCGACGTCGCGGTCGCCGGCGGGGGGCTGATCGGGCTGGCCACGGCGTGGCGGGCCGCCCGGCGCGGGCTGTCGGTCACCGTCGTCGACGACTCCCCCGGCACCGGGGCGTCGGCCGCGGCGGCCGGCATGCTCGCCCCGGTCACCGAGGCCGGCTACCGCGAGGAGGCGCTGCTGCGCCTGGGCCTGGCGTCGGTCGAGCGCTGGCCGGCCTTCGCCGCGGAGCTGCGCGAGGCCACCGGGGCCGACGTCGGCCTGCGCACCGCCGGCACCCTCGTCGTCGGCTTCGACTCCGACGACGTGCAGGAGCTCGCCGCGCTGCACGCCTACCAGTGCGAGCTGGGGCTGGCCGCCGAGCGGCTCACCCCGCGGGAGGCCCGCCGCCGCGAGCCCGCCCTGACCCAGCGGGTGCGCGGCGGCCTGCTGGTCGCCGGCGACCACTCCGTCGACGGCCGGGCGCTGCACGCCGCCCTGCTGCGCGCGGCCGAGGACGCCGGCGTGCGGCTGGTGCGGGAGCGGGTCACCGCGCTGCGGGTGGACGGCGGCCGGGCGGCCGGGCTGGAGACGGCCGACGGGGGCACGGTGCTGGCGGGCGCCGTCGTCCTGGCCCTCGGGGCGCACAGCGGCGGCCTGCCCGGGGTGCCACCCCTGCCGGTGCGCCCGGTGAAGGGGCAGGTCCTCCGGCTGGCCGGGGCGGCGGACCTGCTGGAGGGCACGGTGCGCGCGCTGGTCCGCGGCCGGCACGTCTACCTCGTCCCCTACGCCGGTGACCGGCTGGTGGTCGGCGCCACGGTCGAGGACCGCGGGTTCGACCCCACCGTCACCGCGGGCGGGGTGCACGACCTGCTGCACGACGCGATCGACGTCGTCCCCGGGATCGGCGAGTGCGAGCTGGTCGAGACGCTGGCGCGCTGGCGGCCGGGCACCCCGGACAACGCCCCGCTGCTCGGCCCCGGCCCGCTGCCCGGGCTGGTGCTGGCCACCGGGCACCACCGCAACGGCGTGCTGCTCACCCCCGTCACCGCCGAGGTGACCGCCGAGCTGCTGGCCACCGGCACGCTGCCGGAGCTGGCCGCCCCCTTCACCGCCGACCGGTTCGAGAGGCAGTCGTCGTGGAAGTGA
- a CDS encoding YfjP family GTPase: MRGRTPPLADRLAALRETVDVAGDRLELPEVDRARTLLAKAGAREALGDATVVALAGATGSGKSTLFNALSGAEVSTPGVRRPTTGVAHATVWGADENTDRLLDWLQVPRRHRHAPERALDGLVLLDLPDHDSVRQEHRLEVDRLVQLVDVLVWVLDPEKYADAAVHERYLVPLAGHAGVLLVVLNQVDRLDAAAARACLTDLRALLDREGLAGTPLLAVSARTGAGVGELRAELARRVSARRAATDRLTADVRGTAAALAAHCAAPDGRAGGGRAEHGQLTDALAQAAGVPAVVSAVERSVRRSGTATTGWPVVRWTRKLRADPLERLHLGRGDGDTVGARTSLPSAGAVQRAGVTRAVRAAREAAGAGLPQVWRDELRRTVEVSEDQLADRLDRAVGGTDLGSPRTPLWQRAVGGLQWLLTLVALAGALWLLALVALGFVQLDDVVPLPRVEGIPLPTLLLVGGLLAGVLLALVVRPLVALRARRRARRVEQRLYAAVEAVAQEEVLGPMAEVREDHDRFCAAVARAGR, encoded by the coding sequence ATGAGGGGTCGCACCCCGCCGCTGGCCGACCGGCTGGCCGCGCTGCGCGAGACCGTCGACGTCGCCGGGGACCGCCTGGAGCTGCCCGAGGTCGACCGGGCCCGCACCCTGCTGGCCAAGGCCGGTGCCCGGGAGGCGCTCGGCGACGCCACCGTCGTCGCGCTGGCCGGGGCCACCGGCAGCGGGAAGTCCACCCTGTTCAACGCGCTGTCCGGCGCGGAGGTGAGCACCCCCGGCGTGCGCCGGCCCACCACCGGCGTCGCGCACGCCACCGTCTGGGGCGCCGACGAGAACACCGACCGGCTGCTGGACTGGTTGCAGGTGCCCCGCCGGCACCGGCACGCCCCCGAGCGGGCACTGGACGGGCTGGTGCTGCTGGACCTGCCCGACCACGACAGCGTCAGGCAGGAGCACCGGCTGGAGGTCGACCGGCTGGTGCAGCTGGTCGACGTGCTGGTGTGGGTGCTGGACCCGGAGAAGTACGCCGACGCCGCCGTCCACGAGCGCTACCTGGTGCCGCTGGCCGGGCACGCCGGCGTGCTGCTCGTCGTCCTCAACCAGGTCGACCGGCTCGACGCCGCGGCCGCGCGGGCCTGCCTGACCGACCTGCGCGCCCTGTTGGACCGGGAGGGCCTGGCCGGCACGCCGCTGCTGGCCGTCTCGGCGCGCACCGGCGCCGGCGTGGGCGAGCTGCGCGCCGAGTTGGCCCGGCGGGTGTCCGCCCGGCGGGCGGCGACCGACCGGCTGACCGCCGATGTCCGGGGGACGGCGGCGGCGCTGGCCGCGCACTGCGCCGCCCCCGACGGCCGGGCGGGCGGGGGACGGGCGGAGCACGGGCAGCTGACCGACGCCCTGGCCCAGGCCGCCGGGGTGCCCGCCGTCGTCTCGGCGGTCGAGCGGTCGGTGCGCCGCAGCGGGACGGCGACCACCGGCTGGCCGGTGGTGCGCTGGACCCGCAAGCTGCGCGCGGACCCGCTGGAGCGGCTGCACCTGGGCCGCGGCGACGGGGACACGGTGGGCGCGCGCACGTCGCTGCCCTCGGCCGGCGCGGTGCAGCGCGCCGGGGTGACCCGGGCGGTGCGCGCGGCCCGGGAGGCGGCGGGTGCGGGCCTGCCGCAGGTCTGGCGCGACGAGCTGCGGCGCACCGTCGAGGTGTCGGAGGACCAGCTGGCCGACCGGCTGGACCGGGCCGTCGGCGGCACCGACCTGGGCTCGCCGCGCACCCCGCTGTGGCAGCGGGCGGTCGGCGGGTTGCAGTGGCTGCTCACCCTGGTCGCGCTGGCCGGGGCGCTGTGGCTGCTGGCGCTGGTGGCCCTGGGCTTCGTCCAGCTCGACGACGTCGTCCCGCTGCCGCGGGTGGAGGGGATCCCGCTGCCCACCCTGCTGCTGGTCGGCGGTCTGCTGGCCGGGGTGCTGCTGGCGCTGGTGGTGCGGCCGCTGGTCGCGCTGCGGGCCCGGCGGCGGGCGCGGCGGGTCGAGCAGCGGCTGTACGCGGCGGTCGAGGCCGTGGCGCAGGAGGAGGTGCTGGGCCCGATGGCCGAGGTGCGGGAGGACCACGACCGCTTCTGCGCCGCCGTCGCCCGGGCCGGCCGGTAG
- a CDS encoding APC family permease translates to MSTPEAPPADQTGTRLRRAVTGKLLFLFILGDVLGAGVYALAGSVAAEVGGAIWVPLLVALLLALLTAASYAELATKYPRAGGSAVYAERAFRQPVLAFLVGFCMLAAGVTSAAGLALAFAGDYLGVFLDVPAAPAALVFLLVVGLLNARGIKESLGANVVMTVVEVSGLVLVVVLGALVLGRGDGDLGRTVEFPSGVAPATAVLAAALLAYYSFVGFETSANIVEEVRDVRRVYPRALFGALLAAGAVYVLVGLAASVVLPPDQLAASSGPLLEVVRAADVGVPDRLFSAVALIAVANGALLTMIMASRMAYGMAEQRLLPGVLERVLPNRRTPWVAIAVTTAVAMGLSLAGDLTTLASTVVLLLLFVFLSTNTAVLVLRRDTVAAEHFHAPTVLPVLGIASCLLLLSQQEARVWGFGGLLLLGGVVLYLLTRLTDRRSGATGAG, encoded by the coding sequence ATGAGCACGCCGGAGGCGCCCCCCGCCGACCAGACCGGGACCAGGCTGCGCCGGGCCGTCACCGGGAAGCTGCTGTTCCTCTTCATCCTCGGCGACGTCCTCGGCGCGGGCGTCTACGCGCTGGCCGGCTCGGTGGCCGCCGAGGTCGGCGGGGCGATCTGGGTGCCGCTGCTGGTCGCGCTGCTGCTGGCCCTGCTCACCGCGGCGTCCTACGCCGAGCTGGCCACCAAGTACCCGCGGGCGGGGGGTTCGGCGGTCTACGCCGAGCGCGCCTTCCGGCAGCCGGTGCTGGCCTTCCTCGTCGGCTTCTGCATGCTCGCCGCCGGGGTGACCAGCGCGGCCGGGCTGGCGCTGGCCTTCGCCGGTGACTACCTCGGCGTCTTCCTGGACGTGCCCGCCGCGCCGGCCGCGCTGGTGTTCCTGCTGGTCGTCGGCCTGCTCAACGCGCGGGGCATCAAGGAGTCCCTGGGCGCCAACGTGGTGATGACGGTGGTCGAGGTGTCCGGCCTGGTGCTCGTCGTCGTCCTCGGCGCGCTGGTGCTCGGCCGCGGCGACGGCGACCTGGGCCGCACGGTGGAGTTCCCGTCCGGGGTGGCCCCGGCCACGGCGGTGCTGGCCGCCGCACTGCTGGCCTACTACTCCTTCGTCGGGTTCGAGACGTCGGCGAACATCGTCGAGGAGGTCCGCGACGTGCGCCGGGTCTACCCGCGGGCGCTGTTCGGCGCGCTGCTGGCCGCCGGCGCGGTGTACGTCCTGGTCGGCCTGGCGGCGTCGGTCGTCCTGCCGCCGGACCAGCTCGCGGCCTCCTCCGGCCCGCTGCTGGAGGTGGTGCGGGCCGCGGACGTCGGCGTCCCCGACCGGCTGTTCAGCGCGGTGGCGCTCATCGCGGTGGCCAACGGCGCACTGCTCACCATGATCATGGCCAGCCGGATGGCGTACGGGATGGCCGAGCAGCGGCTGCTGCCCGGCGTCCTGGAGCGGGTGCTGCCCAACCGGCGCACGCCGTGGGTGGCCATCGCCGTCACCACGGCCGTCGCGATGGGGCTCAGCCTGGCCGGGGACCTCACCACCCTGGCCAGCACCGTGGTGCTCCTGCTGCTGTTCGTGTTCCTCAGCACGAACACCGCGGTGCTGGTGCTGCGCCGCGACACCGTGGCGGCGGAGCACTTCCACGCCCCGACCGTGCTGCCGGTGCTGGGCATCGCCTCGTGCCTGCTGCTCCTGTCGCAGCAGGAGGCACGGGTGTGGGGGTTCGGCGGGCTGCTGCTGCTCGGCGGGGTCGTGCTGTACCTGCTCACCCGGCTGACCGACCGCAGGTCCGGGGCCACCGGGGCCGGCTGA
- a CDS encoding thiazole synthase yields MTTQDLAPALEREEAADPFAIAGETFTSRLLLGTGGVPSLETLEAAVRASGSQLVTVALRRVEASASASMLGVLDRCGVRLLPNTAGCRTAREAVLTARLAREAFGTDWVKLEVIGDEHTLLPDAVELLDAAEQLVADGFTVLAYTTDDPVLGRRLADTGCAAVMPLGSPIGSGLGIRNPHNVALLRAAVDVPVVLDAGIGTASDAALAMELGCDAVLLASAVTRARDPERMALAMRQAVEGGRLARLAGRIPRRWHAEASTSFEGLPDL; encoded by the coding sequence ATGACCACACAGGACCTGGCCCCGGCCCTGGAACGCGAGGAGGCCGCCGACCCGTTCGCCATCGCGGGGGAGACGTTCACCTCCCGGCTGCTGCTCGGCACCGGCGGCGTGCCCAGCCTGGAGACCCTGGAGGCCGCGGTGCGGGCCTCGGGCAGCCAGCTGGTCACCGTGGCGCTGCGTCGGGTGGAGGCGTCCGCCAGCGCGTCCATGCTCGGGGTGCTCGACCGCTGCGGCGTGCGGCTGCTGCCCAACACCGCCGGCTGCCGCACCGCCCGCGAGGCGGTGCTCACCGCCCGGCTGGCCCGGGAGGCCTTCGGCACCGACTGGGTCAAGCTGGAGGTGATCGGCGACGAGCACACCCTGCTGCCCGACGCCGTGGAGCTGCTGGACGCCGCCGAGCAGCTGGTCGCCGACGGGTTCACCGTGCTCGCCTACACCACCGACGACCCGGTGCTGGGCCGGCGGCTGGCCGACACCGGGTGCGCCGCGGTGATGCCGCTGGGCTCGCCGATCGGCAGCGGCCTGGGCATCCGCAACCCGCACAACGTCGCGCTGCTGCGCGCCGCCGTCGACGTCCCGGTGGTGCTGGACGCCGGCATCGGCACGGCCTCGGACGCCGCCCTGGCCATGGAGCTGGGCTGCGACGCGGTGCTGCTCGCCTCGGCGGTCACCCGCGCCCGCGACCCGGAGCGGATGGCGCTGGCCATGCGGCAGGCGGTGGAGGGCGGCCGGCTGGCCCGGCTGGCGGGCCGGATCCCCCGCCGCTGGCACGCCGAGGCCTCGACCTCCTTCGAGGGCCTGCCGGACCTGTGA
- a CDS encoding ATP-binding protein → MGPEPWPREPVPSLVGDVWHWQLEAMQVVSRVRADLRARIAHPSVSSTSTDDARDGLLLVFEELASNALRHGGGAVRALVVAGTDGWLLDLSDEAPDRPPVPAVDRDPALGGMGLHLVAQLSTAYGWECRPGRKHVWARLPNGLAPLEPAPDRVPEPRAGDHPR, encoded by the coding sequence TTGGGTCCGGAGCCGTGGCCGCGCGAACCCGTGCCGTCCCTCGTCGGCGACGTGTGGCACTGGCAGCTCGAGGCGATGCAGGTCGTGTCCCGGGTGCGGGCCGACCTGCGGGCGAGGATCGCCCACCCGTCGGTCTCCTCGACGTCCACCGACGACGCCCGTGACGGGCTGCTGCTGGTCTTCGAGGAGCTGGCGTCCAACGCGCTGCGGCACGGTGGTGGCGCGGTGCGCGCGCTGGTGGTCGCCGGCACCGACGGCTGGCTGCTGGACCTCAGTGACGAGGCACCCGACCGCCCCCCGGTCCCGGCCGTCGACCGCGACCCGGCCCTGGGGGGCATGGGGCTGCACCTGGTGGCGCAGCTGTCCACGGCCTACGGCTGGGAGTGCCGGCCGGGGCGCAAGCACGTCTGGGCGAGGCTGCCCAACGGCCTGGCACCGCTGGAGCCCGCCCCGGACCGCGTCCCCGAGCCCCGCGCCGGCGACCACCCGCGCTGA
- a CDS encoding GTPase domain-containing protein, with product MTTTARLPEALAALRDAVATAPLGLDTPGSQAARRAARGVVEQVDDYLLPRLRDLDAPLLTVVGGSTGAGKSTLVNSLVGAHVTTSGVLRPTTRAPVLVCARADVGAFSGDRVLPGLARVTGGAAGQPQGGSGTLQLVPRDDVPPGLALLDAPDVDSVVESNRELAAQLLAAADLWVFVTTAARYADAVPWDVLRTAQQRGTALAVVLDRVPAGAAAEIAPDLAGMLERAGLSGVRLFVVEERPLVDGLLPADQVAPLRQWLHALAADQEQRAAVVRQTLTGALASLADRVAGVAAAVEEQAQAATALRQAAAAAYTAAYDGIGEGVRSGSLLRGEVLTRWQEFVGTGEWMRSLQTSIGRLRDRVGAALTGRSSPADELQGALESSVETLLRAEADRAAERTVTAWRALPAGPPLLSAADDQLDRVSPDFPEAAAAQVRDWQGYVLDLVREEGAGKRNRARVLSWGVNGTGAVVMVAVFAQTGGLTGGEVVVAGSTTAIGQRLLEALLGDAAVRSLAARAREDLQARADALLRYEQARFDVLVDSAGPDPEAPARLRAAAAALAAARDRA from the coding sequence GTGACGACGACCGCCCGCCTGCCCGAGGCCCTGGCAGCCCTGCGGGACGCCGTCGCCACCGCCCCGCTCGGCCTGGACACGCCCGGCAGCCAAGCCGCCCGCCGCGCGGCCCGCGGGGTGGTCGAGCAGGTCGACGACTACCTGCTGCCCCGCCTGCGCGACCTCGACGCCCCGCTGCTCACCGTGGTCGGCGGCTCCACCGGCGCCGGCAAGTCCACGCTGGTCAACAGCCTGGTCGGGGCTCACGTCACGACGTCGGGCGTGCTGCGCCCGACCACCCGGGCGCCGGTGCTGGTCTGCGCCCGCGCCGACGTGGGTGCCTTCTCCGGCGACCGGGTGCTGCCCGGCCTGGCGCGGGTCACCGGCGGGGCGGCGGGGCAGCCGCAGGGTGGGTCCGGCACGCTGCAGCTGGTGCCGCGGGACGACGTCCCGCCCGGGCTGGCGCTGCTGGACGCCCCCGACGTCGACTCCGTCGTGGAGTCCAACCGCGAGCTGGCCGCCCAGCTGCTGGCCGCCGCCGACCTGTGGGTCTTCGTCACCACCGCGGCCCGCTACGCCGACGCCGTCCCCTGGGACGTGCTCCGGACGGCGCAGCAGCGGGGCACCGCGCTGGCCGTCGTGCTGGACCGGGTGCCGGCCGGCGCCGCCGCGGAGATCGCCCCCGACCTGGCCGGCATGCTGGAGCGCGCCGGCCTGTCCGGGGTGCGGCTGTTCGTCGTCGAGGAGCGGCCGCTGGTCGACGGGCTCCTCCCCGCGGACCAGGTCGCCCCCCTGCGGCAGTGGCTGCACGCGCTCGCCGCCGACCAGGAGCAGCGCGCCGCCGTCGTCCGGCAGACGCTCACCGGCGCGCTGGCCAGCCTGGCCGACCGGGTGGCCGGGGTCGCGGCCGCCGTCGAGGAGCAGGCGCAGGCCGCGACCGCGCTGCGGCAGGCCGCCGCCGCGGCCTACACCGCCGCCTACGACGGGATCGGCGAGGGCGTGCGCAGCGGCAGCCTGCTGCGCGGGGAGGTGCTCACCCGGTGGCAGGAGTTCGTCGGCACCGGTGAGTGGATGCGTTCGCTGCAGACCTCGATCGGCCGGCTGCGGGACCGGGTCGGCGCCGCGCTGACCGGCCGGTCCTCGCCGGCCGACGAGCTGCAGGGCGCGCTGGAGAGCAGCGTGGAGACGCTGCTGCGCGCCGAGGCCGACCGTGCCGCCGAGCGCACCGTCACCGCCTGGCGGGCGCTGCCGGCAGGCCCGCCGCTGCTGTCGGCCGCCGACGACCAGCTGGACCGGGTGTCGCCGGACTTCCCCGAGGCCGCCGCCGCGCAGGTGCGCGACTGGCAGGGGTACGTGCTGGACCTGGTCCGCGAGGAGGGGGCCGGCAAGCGCAACCGCGCCCGGGTGCTGTCCTGGGGCGTCAACGGCACCGGCGCCGTGGTCATGGTCGCCGTCTTCGCCCAGACCGGTGGGCTCACCGGCGGGGAGGTCGTGGTCGCCGGCTCGACGACGGCGATCGGGCAGCGGCTGCTGGAGGCCCTCCTCGGCGACGCCGCCGTCCGCTCGCTGGCCGCCCGCGCGCGGGAGGACCTGCAGGCCCGCGCCGACGCGCTGCTGCGCTACGAGCAGGCCCGCTTCGACGTCCTCGTCGACTCCGCCGGCCCGGACCCGGAGGCGCCCGCGCGGCTGCGGGCCGCCGCGGCCGCGCTGGCCGCGGCCCGGGACCGGGCATGA
- a CDS encoding ATP-binding protein — MTGEAARQLWPSARPPVAPEHLAWRLGTVAELPQVRAEVRAHLGGPRSADLCDRLVLALDEMASNALRHGGGEVRASVRPVADRWLVEVCDGAPGSPPTPAVGRDPSEGGLGLYLIAELAVEHGWYVSAGAKHVWAVLAP; from the coding sequence GTGACAGGCGAGGCGGCCCGGCAGCTGTGGCCGTCCGCACGGCCGCCGGTGGCCCCCGAGCACCTCGCGTGGCGCCTGGGCACCGTGGCCGAGCTGCCCCAGGTCCGCGCCGAGGTGCGGGCGCACCTCGGCGGTCCGCGGTCCGCCGACCTGTGCGACCGGCTCGTGCTGGCCCTCGACGAGATGGCCTCGAACGCGCTGCGGCACGGCGGCGGGGAGGTGCGCGCCTCGGTGCGCCCCGTGGCCGACCGCTGGCTGGTCGAGGTCTGCGACGGCGCGCCCGGCTCCCCGCCGACGCCCGCGGTCGGCCGCGACCCCAGTGAGGGCGGGCTCGGGCTGTACCTGATCGCCGAGCTGGCCGTCGAGCACGGTTGGTACGTCAGTGCCGGGGCCAAGCACGTCTGGGCCGTGCTCGCCCCCTGA
- a CDS encoding thiamine phosphate synthase: MTALPRLLVVTDRTQAAGPLADVVAAAVAAGARAVLLRDRDLPVGERAALADRLRAVLDPVGGLLVTAGSGGGPAVHLAAAEPFPDPRPALVGRSCHSADELARARAEGCDWAFLSPVFPTASKPGHGPALGVDGFAALATHGPPAFALGGVFPEHAPALLGAGAAGIAVMGPVMRDPAVVADYLAALG; this comes from the coding sequence GTGACCGCCCTGCCCCGGCTGCTGGTCGTCACCGACCGGACGCAGGCCGCCGGGCCGCTGGCCGACGTCGTGGCCGCGGCGGTGGCCGCCGGCGCCCGCGCCGTCCTGCTGCGCGACCGCGACCTGCCGGTCGGCGAGCGCGCCGCCCTCGCCGACCGGCTCCGGGCGGTCCTCGACCCGGTGGGCGGGCTGCTGGTCACCGCCGGCTCGGGCGGCGGACCCGCCGTCCACCTCGCCGCCGCCGAGCCGTTCCCCGACCCGCGCCCGGCGCTGGTCGGCCGCTCCTGCCACTCCGCGGACGAGCTGGCCCGCGCCCGTGCCGAGGGCTGCGACTGGGCGTTCCTCTCCCCCGTGTTCCCGACCGCCTCCAAGCCCGGCCACGGCCCGGCCCTCGGCGTCGACGGCTTCGCCGCCCTGGCCACGCACGGCCCGCCGGCCTTCGCGCTCGGCGGGGTGTTCCCGGAGCACGCGCCGGCGCTGCTGGGCGCGGGTGCGGCCGGCATCGCGGTGATGGGCCCGGTGATGCGCGACCCGGCCGTCGTCGCCGACTACCTGGCCGCCCTCGGCTGA
- a CDS encoding nucleoside hydrolase, with the protein MAVPVPLVIDTDPGIDDALAILLAVASPEVDLRLVTTVHGNVDLAQTTENALRVLHLAGRSDVPVAVGARDSLVYPQRERAGHVHGEAGLGGVRLAPSPAAPDPRPAVVALAEVLTAATEPVTVAAIGPWTNIALLLATHPEAAERIGRLVLMGGSAARGGNVTAAAEFNVWSDPEAAQRVLGSAVPTVLVGLDVTLPTVLDADGIARFAAAGPVGATAAAIVRQYLDHSRSSYGTTGVVLHDALALTEAIVPGTLGTVRRDVVVDTTLGAGRGQTLVDRRAPSTSPTAVEVAETVDSAAAVGLLVDRLESLARAVGPLYRPGGPADG; encoded by the coding sequence GTGGCCGTCCCCGTCCCCCTCGTGATCGACACCGACCCGGGCATCGACGACGCCCTGGCCATCCTGCTGGCGGTGGCCAGCCCGGAGGTGGACCTGCGGCTGGTCACCACCGTGCACGGCAACGTGGACCTCGCGCAGACCACCGAGAACGCGCTGCGGGTGCTGCACCTGGCCGGGCGGTCCGACGTCCCGGTGGCCGTCGGCGCCCGGGACTCGCTGGTGTACCCACAGCGCGAGCGGGCCGGGCACGTGCACGGCGAGGCCGGCCTGGGCGGGGTGCGGCTGGCGCCCTCGCCCGCCGCGCCCGACCCGCGACCGGCGGTGGTCGCACTCGCCGAGGTGCTCACCGCGGCCACCGAGCCGGTGACGGTGGCCGCGATCGGCCCCTGGACCAACATCGCGCTGCTGCTGGCCACCCACCCCGAGGCCGCCGAGCGGATCGGCCGGCTGGTGCTCATGGGCGGCTCGGCCGCGCGGGGTGGCAACGTGACCGCGGCCGCGGAGTTCAACGTGTGGTCGGACCCGGAGGCCGCCCAGCGGGTGCTCGGCTCCGCCGTCCCCACCGTGCTCGTCGGGCTGGACGTCACGCTGCCGACCGTCCTCGACGCGGACGGCATCGCCCGGTTCGCCGCCGCCGGACCGGTCGGGGCGACCGCCGCCGCGATCGTGCGGCAGTACCTCGACCACTCCCGCAGCAGCTACGGCACCACCGGCGTGGTGCTGCACGACGCGCTGGCCCTCACCGAGGCGATCGTCCCGGGGACGCTGGGCACGGTGCGCCGGGACGTCGTCGTGGACACCACCCTGGGCGCCGGCCGCGGGCAGACCCTGGTCGACCGGCGGGCGCCCTCGACGTCCCCCACCGCCGTCGAGGTGGCCGAGACGGTGGACAGCGCCGCGGCGGTGGGCCTGCTGGTGGACCGCCTGGAGTCCCTGGCCCGGGCGGTGGGCCCGCTGTACCGACCGGGCGGCCCGGCGGACGGGTGA